Below is a genomic region from Miniphocaeibacter halophilus.
TATATTTATTGTTATGGATATAGGTGCAGTACTTTTTAACATCTTTATAATGCTATTAAATAAATCTTTCATATTTCCTCCCTTAAATAAAAATATCCTCTACTAGATTTTGAACCATAAATTTAAAGGCTGCTTCAAAATCACAGGATTTAGATAGCATCTCCTTTGAGGAAACTGTCGATAATAATATACTAAAAACAGAAAAAGCTACTTCTTCAGAGCATTTTAGTTTTAATTTTGCATGGTTAATGGCTTGTCTAAAGAAATCACTATTGTCACTTTCAAGTTTTGTTTTTTCTTCTATTGATAATTTATTATAAAAGGCTTGAAAATCTATGGCCTTTGTATCATACAGAAAAGGCTTACTTTCATATTCAAAATACAAATTCTCCAAAGCTTCTGCAAATCCTCCCTTTGATGGAGTATTCTTTACATCCTTAATAAATTTTTCATTTACCTTAAATTGTACTTCTTGTAATGTTTCAAAAAATAATTTCTCCTTTGATGAATATAGATTATAAAATGACCCTGTTGAAATATTGGCATATTTGCAAAATTCACTTATGCTTGTTTCCTTATAACCTCGTTCTACCCAAAAGGTTGAACAAATTTTACGTAATTTTGCTTTTAACTTCCTCTTATCATCTGAAGTAAAATTTTTCCGACTAGTTGTCAATTGAATTCCTCCTTTCGAAATATTATATATGAATATTCACATAATATATTCATATATAATCCTATACGATATTTAAATATTGTCAAGTAAAGCTTTATGCTTTAAATAAATCCTTAAAGTTAAATAAAAAAGCTAGAAAGCCCTACGGCTTTCTAGCTTTACTAGTTTGAAAAATTCAATTTTTACTGAGCATTTTTAAAGCTTATTCCTCAATTATAACCTTTGTCTTTGTAATTTTATCATATATTATTAAATCCTTTTTCTTTATTCCTGCCATAATAATGGATATTATATAAACTACAAAAAACACCATAAAAATCAATTCTAGAATTCCATTAATTCCAAGTGTAATATTAGATGAGTTGGAAGTTATATTAAATTTATCCAATATTTCATCATATCTCCATAGTAAAATCAATATAATATTTCTTGTTATTATTTGTCTTTTTTTAGGATAGTTAGAATCCTTGTCCAATAATCGAATTTTTAATATTTCCATTCCAAAAGTATTTCCGTCTTTAATAATTGGAATAAGAATAAATACAATAATATAGGAAAATATCCTTACTAGATTCTGTAATAGCTCTCCTTCTACATTTATTCTTAAGACAAAGTATAAAAACAGTCCTATGGTAAATATGGAAATGGAATATATTATATTTACTATGAAAAAATCCACTATTAATGCAACAGCCCTTCTTATTATGCCTGCCCTTTCACCTAATTTATAAATTTTTTTCTCCTTCTCTAAACTAGGTAATAATCTACTTATAATTGGAGTTATTGCATATCCTAATCCGGCTCCTAAGGTATTTACTATTACATCATCAATATCTGCATATCTGTAAGCTTTAGGATAAATTCCATAAATACCTGTATATTGAGTTATTTCATAAAAACAACTAAGTAAACAACCAAATAAAATTGTCTTCCAAAAGGACACCTTAAAATATTTTCTTAAATAAACTCCAAAGGGTACTGTTAATAAAACATTAAATGCAACTGTGTAAAAACTTGATGATTTTAATGCCGGTATCCATGTACTTCTATCTGCTAAACTAAAATTAGTTCTTTCTAAAAATGTTTCTACAAATAGAAAAGGCTTTAAATTCGGTTCAATATCGGGCATTTGTGCAACTGCATCAAATGAAGGTAAGGGCAATAATGTCATAAACCATGCAGTAATCATATATAATATAAAGGAAAAAAGAACTATATTCCTTCTTACCATTATTCCATCGTATTTTCTATATTGAAAAATAGCTATAGGTATTATTAGAATATAAATTATTATTAAAGACACTACTATACCGCTAACTATTGGTGTAAAATAAACTTCCATTTAAATCTCCTTTTAATTATATTATTATATAATTTTATACTCTATTTTTTTATAATGCAATTTACGAACAGTCAACCTAACTTATTTTATAGTTGACTATATGGTTTTTTATTGGTATACTTTTAAAAAAACTGGAGATATTAATATGAAAATAAAATTAAAAACAAGAGATTTAACCTACATATCCATCTTTATTGCAATTATTGCAATCTGTTCTTGGATTTCCATTCCAATGACAATTCCTTTTACCCTACAAACTTTTGCTATTTTTATTACTATAGGTCTTTTAGGAACTTTTAAAAGTTTTATAGCTATATTACTATATGTTTTTTTAGGAGCTATAGGCCTACCTATTTTTTCTAATTTTACCGGCGGCCTTGGAATATTATTTGGACCTACTGGTGGGTATATTTTAGGATTTTTATTTACATCTGTTATTACAGGTAAATTAATAGATTTACTTCCTAAGAAAAATATTTTTTTAATAATAGCAATGTTAACAGGACTACTAACCTGTTATTTTTTAGGAACTATTTGGTTTGTTTTAGTATATACAAATAGCTCTGGAAGTATTTCAATATATAGGGCCCTGTCCCTTTGCGTATTTCCATTTATTATTCCCGATTTGGTTAAAATCGGTCTAGCTAGTATAATAATTAATAAATTAAAGGGAAAAATAAATTTATAAGGAGAAAATTTTGACTGTTAAAGAAAATGTTCTTTTGTTTTTAGAAAATAATAAGGGTAAGTTTATATCCGGTAATCTTTTAGCTAATAAATTAGATGTAAGTAGAAATGCAATTTGGAAAGCCATAAATTCTTTAAGAGAGGAAGGATATGAAATTGACTCTGTAAAAAACAAAGGTTATTGTTTATTGGAAGAGAACTTTATTTTGTCTAAACAGAGTATAGGTAGATATTTAAATACTTATAATTTGGATATTGAAGTTAATAAAACCCTAGATTCTACTAATGATTTTTTAAAAAAATATGCTAAAAAAAACTCTAAGGAAGGTAAAATAATTATAGCTGAAGAGCAGACTCAAGGTAAGGGTAGACTAGGCAAATCCTTTTACTCCCCTGCAAATTCAGGAATTTATCTTAGTATTTTATTAAAGCCAAATTTACACGCTAGTCAGGCCTTGTATATAACTACCTGTGCTGCAGTAGCCGTATCAAAGGCCATTGACAAAATTTCAGGTGAAAATTCCCAAATAAAATGGGTTAATGATATTTTTTTAAACAATAAAAAGGTTTGTGGAATTTTAACAGAAGCCTCTTTTGATTTAGAAGGTGGCTCCATGGATTATGCAATTTTAGGAATAGGTTTAAATTTAACTAGGCCTTCCGATGATTTTCCAGAGGATATAAGGGATATTGCAGGATATATTTTCCATAATGACAATTTACCAAAGGATTATAAAAACAAGGTAATTGCTGAAATAATAAATAATTTTTTTGAATATTACCCAACAATAGAAAACAAGGAATTTTTAAAGGACTATAAAAAAAGATCCTTGATTTTAAATAAGCCTATTTATATTTTTAGAGGGGCTAAGACTGAAGAAGCTACAGCTTTAGATATTGACAATGAATTTAGGTTAAAGGTTTTAAAGAAAAACGGCGAAATTGAATACCTTTCTTCCGGAGAGGTCAGTATAAGAAAAAAATAAGGCATCTGCCTTATTTTTCATCTTTATAGACTATTTTCCCATTACAGATTGTATATTTTATTTTTCCAGTTAGCTTTTCACCAATATAGGGAGAATTACTTGACTTAGATGCAAATTCTTTCACTATCCATTGTTCCTTGTCATCAAAAATTACAATGTCGGCCTTGGAGCCTTCTTTTAAATAGCCTGAATCCAATTTATAAAGTTTTGCTGGGTTTATTGTCATTTTCTCAATTAATTCCATTAAAGTTAAATGACCTTTTTCTACTAAATATTTTATTCCTACTGCTAAGGAAGTTTCCAGCCCTATAAGTCCACTTGGAGCCTTGGTAATATCCTTAGCTTTTTCTTCTTCACTATGAGGGGCATGGTCTGTAACTATCATGTCTATTGTCTTATCCTTAAGGCCTTTAATTATTTCTTCTATATCTTCTGCTGTTCTTAGTGGCGGATTTAATTTTGCAACAGTTCCCTTTTTAATTACTTCCTTATCTGTTAAAGAAAAATGTTGAGGCGTTACTTCCCCTGTTACATTAGCACCTATTTTTTTAGCAAATCTTACTACTTCTACAGCCTCTTTTGAACTTAAGTGTTGCATATGAACTTTTGCTCCTGTATCCAAGGCTAACATACTATCTCTAGCTACCATTGAACTTTCTGAAACCCTTGAAGCTCCTTTAATTCCTAATTCTTTTGAAGCTTCTCCTTCATTTACTCCAGGATAGCCTATTAAACTAGGATCTTCTTCATGTAAGCTTAAAACTACATCTAATTCCTTTGCCTTTACCATAGCCTTATGGAGAAAACCTGCGTTCATAATTGGAATTCCGTCGTCACTAAAACCAACAACTCCCAGCTTTAAAAGTTTTCCCATGTCCACAAGTTCTTTTCCCTTTAAACCCTTACTTATAGTTGCTACGGTTTTAACATTTACTGGGCATTTTTTAGCCTTTTCTAAAAATTCTCTTAATGTTTCTTCATTGTCTATTACAGGATTTGTATTTGCCATACAAACAACAGTAGTAAAGCCACCTTTTGCAGCTGCTGCAGAACCGGTAAAAAGGTCTTCTTTATAAGTTAAACCCGGGTCACGAAAATGAACATGAACATCAATAAGCCCTGGTGCAACTACCTTATCTGTAGCATCAATTATTAAGTCATATTCCTTTTCATTGTTGACTTTTCCAATATATTTAACTCTGTCCTCATCGATTACAATATCTACTACTTCTTCTATATTTGACTTTGGATCTATTAGTTTACCGTTTTTTATTAAAATCATAAGTTTATCCTTTCCCTATTTTATTACTATTATTTTATCATGAATATGATACAATACTTCTATTATGAATATTAAAAATATTATTATTAGACAAGAAAATAAAAAAGACTATAACAATATATATAACCTGGTTAAAAAATCCTTTAAAACTGCTCCTTTATCCGATGGAAAAGAACATATATTAGTTAACTCCCTAAGGGACAGCAAGGCATACATTCCCAAGCTATCCTTAGTTGCAGAATATAATAAGGAAATAGTCGGCTACATTATGTTTACAAAAGTAGGACTTGGAAATAAAAATGCCCTTGCCTTAGCACCATTGGCTGTAGCACCTGGATATCAAAATTTAGGAATTGGGAAATCCTTAATTGAAGAAGGCCATAAATTAGCCATAGAATTAAACTACGAATATTGCCTTGTACTTGGAAGTGAAAACTATTATCCTAAATTCGGCTATATTCCTGCGTCAAAATTAGGAATAAAATCGCCTTTTAATGTGCCAGATGAAAATTTTATGGTAGTGGATTTTCTTAAGCAAAACATAAAAATTAATGAAACTGTAAAATATCCAAAAGAGTTTTTTGAATTATAAAACTCTTAATATACTAATAAAATCCTTAAATTATTTTAAATGGGCTTACTTATAATTAGTTTTATATTAGCCCTTTTATTTCTAATTATCATTTCCCTAAATCATATTTTTATCAATTACACTATCTACTATTTTTTATATTTAACTCTTAGTCTGTGATTTTATTGGCTTTGTTAAAGTTATATTATCTATCTATTTTTTATTTATTATATATTATATTTTTATTATAATTAAAATATTTTTTAATGTTATAATAGTAATAATTCCTGCAATTATATAAAAAATTAAAAAGGGGTAATAAAATTGATTATTCGACAAGAAAACAATAACGATTATAAAAATATTTATGATTTAATAAAATTTACATTTGAAAAGGCTTCTTATCGTCAAGGTAATGAACATAAATTAGTAAATTCATTAAGACAGGGTAAATCTTATATACCTGAACTATCTTTAGTGGCGGAAATTAATAATAAAATTGCCGGCTATATACTTTTTACTAAAGCAAAAATTGGCAATAAGAAAATTTTAAATTTAGCACCTATTGTTGTACATCCTGACTTTCAAAAGCAGGGAATCGGTAAAGCTTTAATTGAGAAAGGCCATGAAATAGCAAAAAGTTTAGATTATACTTTTATAACAGTAGTAGGATATAAAGATTATTTTCCTAAATTTGGATACTTACCGGCATCATATTTTGGAGTTAATCCACCTTTTTTTATACCAGATGATGTTTTTATGGCTATAGATTTAGATAATAGTACAACTATCTTAAAAGACTATATTGAACTTGCAGATGAGTTTTTTGAGTAGCTAATTTAAACTTCTTATAAATAGAAACACCTTGAAATATTAGTCAAATAACTAATTTTCAAAGTGTTTTTAATATGTCTAAATATAATTAATATTCTAAAATAATTCTTAAATAAAATACAGGTATACTATAATTTTAATTATTTAAAAATCTTTCTATTTTTTCACCAACATCATAACCCATTTCATAAAGCCTATTTAATTCTTCTTTTTTCTTTGATAAGGTATCAACTCCAAAATTATCTGTTGGCGCTAGAATTAAAACCTTATTTTTTAATTTTTCATCGGTTAATATGTGGTTTAAAACCCCATTATATTTATTTGCCCTGTTATAAATAGCCCTAACTGTTTCAGGGTATTTTTTTAATACTATCTTTGACATTTTATCGGATTTTCTTAATGATTTTTTAAAGTTTTTTGGTCTGGACAATACTATTATAACTTTCTCACACCCGTCTTCTAATGCCTTTCTTATTGGTATTGGATCAGCTATTCCACCGTCGTAATATCTTTTTCCATCTCTTACAAAGGGCTTACTTACTATTGGAATTGTACTTGATGCCTTACAAAGCCAATAATCATTTCTTTTCATTTCCTTTTTATTAAAATATACAGGACTTCCTGTTTCCGCATCTGTTGCAACTACATTTAAATCCGTTTTGGAATTTATAAAAGTATCATAATCTAAGGGATTTTCTCCATCTTCATTAGATAAAACAGAGTAGGGATAGTCTAAGTCACAGTATTCCCCCTTTCTTAGAAAATTCCTAATACTCATATATTCTTTTCTAAATACATAGTCAATATAAAAGGTATAATTTCTTCCCCTTTGCCTTGCTGTATAGGTTGTTAAATTTCCACTTCCAGCAGATACTCCTAGTGCATAATCGAAATATATTTTTTTATCTAGGCAATAATCTAAAACCCCGGCACTATAAATAGCCTTCATTCCTCCGCCAACATCAATTATTCCTATCATTTAATCTTCTCCAAATTAATAAATTTTTTTATGTATCCTATTATATAATAAAAAACTGTAATTTAAAAAGCATTTGATTAAATCAAATGCTTTTTCCTACTCTATAACTGACATTATAGCGTTATAAACTTCTGTCCATTGCTCTTGTGTTACTATTCTATCGTCTAATCTTTCATCGCCATCATCATCTGTTCTACTATATAATTCCAGCATAGCAGAATCACCGTTAATTAATCCTACTGCATAATCATTTAGTTTTGGAAATATTTCTTTAAATCTCAATACTTCACTTTCTTTTCCTCTTGTTAGCCAATCAGCTGTATATTGTTTTATTTCATCTATATTAATATTCATCTCTGCTAGTTCAGAAATCCAGTCTTCTGCTAAATCAACTAATTCTAATTCATCATTTACTTCATCATTATCAATATCGCCAGTATCTTCCAATAGATCAAGCAAATCTTCAATATCGTCATTTGTCATTTTACCTGTTACATTATTAGATACTGTAGGATTTGTTTCCAAGGGCTTGGTTTCAACAATATCCGTTTGTTTTTCTGTTGCTGCAGTTTCTTCTGGCTTTTTACTTTCCTTTCCTTTACAGCCTACTAAAGCTATGGCTAAGATTGTTACAAGAGCTAATATTTTTATTTTTTTATTCTTTATCATTTTATTCACCTCGTATATATTATACTATACATTATATAATATAGGTTTTAAAATATCATTCTTAATAATTTTGTAACTTTTATTTTACATATCTTTCATTAGGATTTTTATCGAAATAATCTATAAAATCATACATTCCATAGCCATCAACACCAATTCTAGTACCAGGAATTCTTGAAACTAAATTATAGTTTGACTTGTTAGGATAATAATCCGGAGCCCATCCTCCTATGCCAATTGCAATATTATTATATTTAATTCCATTAAATGTACCACTAATTAACCTCTTGTATTCCCTTCCACTAAAAACACTGCTAAAAGGTATTGCAAATGTGTTAACTTCATAATCTTCCGGTAGATATTTTTCCAAATTAGATTTTTGTATTGCTATTTCTTCTTCAATTTTTCTAGGATTTTCTTTTAAATTCGCATGATTTTTTGTATGATTTCCTATATCCATTCCACTTTCTATCATTAGTTTGAATTTATATTCAATATATTCTTTTTGTCCAAATGGAATTTCTCCACTAACAAAAAATGTTGCATAAGGATTAAAAAACTCTAACTTACCTTCTAATTCCTTTAAAATTGCATAGGATGAATTAGGGTCAATTTCACCATTATCCAAAATATTAAATTTATTCTTGTTACCATCGTCAAATGTTATAACATAGGGAGTGTAGCCACTAGGTATATTTATTTCGCCCCTCATATAATCTTTTAGGGACACCGGTAAATAACCTTTCTTGTATAAATTTAAAATATCATATTTAAATCCTTCCGGAGTTCTTTGGTACCTATGCTCTTTATCTCCTACATCATGATAGGTAAATATCATAACCTTACCACTTGTATTTGACTTCATCGGCTCAGGTAAAACTGCATTTTCAAAATTATAGTCTATACTACCAATAATTTGATCCTCTAAATATTTTGGTAATAACTTCTCTCCACCCATAAAAATTATATTATTTGGAGACAAACTTCCAATATATTCTATAATTTCTCGAGAAAATCCTTCCTTATCCGACAATAGTATTGGTTTTCCAATGGAAGAAGCTACTAAAGCATCTGCATATTCTATTCCACTACTAATTAGGATTTCATTATTTTCTTTTCCTAAATATTTCATAACAGCTAAAGACGTTGCATATCTGTCAGGGCCATAGATTAATTCCCCGTTAAATTCTTTTAAGTTCAAAGATTTTAAAGAGCCAACAGCATATTTAGCCCTATTTAAATAATTATTTTCACCATTTACTAAAAGTATTGGTTTCTTTAACTCCTTAGCTAAATAACTAGCTGACAAAGCATCCGGATAGTTGTTTCCTCCCGCTATTATTATATTCTCTTCCTCTACTCCACTTATTTCCTCATATTTTTCTAAAACTTTTTCACTTGTTTCATAACGATCTTTTCCTGCTAGTATTTCATAATCAATATTTAAAGTTTTAATTAAACTCTCTTTAATTTTACTTTCCCCACCGACTATGTATACTTTATCGGCTCCTAATCTTCCTATTTCTTCTCTTACTTCATTGGATATATTGTTATTTTCCACTAATAAAATAGGTGCCTTTAATATTTGAGCTAATGCTCCACTTGAAATAGCATCGGGAAAATCCTGACCACTTGTAATAACCGCAAATTCAGAACTAGAAAAATTCTTTCTAGAAAACTCTACCGATGTTAAATATCTATTATCACCACTAATTCTCCTTATTTCTGTAAATTCTTCATTTGCACTAGATTTTAATCCTGTAAATAAAAGAGTAATTACAGATATTAAAATAAACAAAATTCTTTTCATTTTTTCATATACCTCCTTAACACAACCTATATATTGTAACTTATTTAAATAAATATACAAATACAATTTCTTATCTTTCCCTGCCATATATTGACTACAACCTGTCTTCGTGATAATATCAACACACTATTCTTTTATATTATTAAGGAGAGATATTATGAGTTTTGGTGCGATACTTTTATTAGGTGTAGGAGTATCTGCAGATGCTTTTGCTGTAGCTGTCTGCAAAGGTTTAAGTTTGAAAAAATTCTCAACTAAATTTGCCTTGATTATTGCTTTATTCTTCGGTGGTTTTCAAGCTATGATGACATTTATTGGATGGGCCTTGGCAAGTCAATTTAGTCATATTTTAGAAAGTATAGACCATTGGATTGCATTTATATTACTTGCAATTTTAGGTGGTAAAATGCTATACGAATCTTTTCAAACAGAAGAAGATTGTGGATGTCATAAAGATGATTTGAAAATAGATATTAGAGAAATGCTTATGCTTTCAATTGCAACTAGTATCGACGCTTTAGCTGTTGGAATATCCTTAGCTTTTGCTGGAATAGCAATATTTTTACCAACTATTACAATTGGTATAACAACATTTCTATTTTCCTTTCTAGCAGTTATAGTAGGCTTTAAATTTGGATCTATTTTTCAAAAATACGCAGAAATTTCCGGCGGAATAATACTTATACTAATAGGAGTTAAAATCCTACTTGACCATACAGTGTTTATGACCTAACAGAAATCTTTGATTTCGTTGTAGGTCAGCAGATCCTTGTAACCAAATATAAAATTTGGGCAATGAGTTGCATAGAACCTGTTAGCAAATCAAGATTAGAACTAGGTTCTTAAGATACAGTCTTGTCCAAAACTTGTTTTGGTTAACAAAGTTGTTTTATGACCTAACAGAAATCTTTGATTTCTAACGCTTAAATTTAAATATCAGTAAAGAAAAAAAGTAGCTATAAGGCTCATTGAATTAGGGATTTTAGAAAAACTGATTTGATGAGTCTTTAGGTGGCAAAGTGAAAGGCTATGAGTTTAAACTCATAGCCTTTTTGATGTCTTATGGTTTAATTATAAGACTAAAATTTGCACAGTATTCTATATATTATAATTGTTTAGAATGCATTGATAGAATAAAATCTGCCATAGCAATTGAAGAATTGACAAAAAGCAATGCATGATAGTTATCAATATTAATTCTTGCAGAACCTACTCCATGGGAATCACTATTTTTATTTCTCATTTCAGATATAGCGGTAATAATACTACTCAATCCTGATAATAGTGTGTTAATTCTTTTATCCATATTTTTATCTGTATGCATATTATATAATTCTCGAACTTGTTTATAAAGCTTTTGGATATTACCACTTGAGTCTGGAACTATATTTTTCTTTTCTATCACATAACAAAATACTTCTTCTAGTAATGTTCTAGATTTAGTAATGGCACTATCATAGTTTCCATTATTAATATCAGTCAATGTTCTAGAAGAAATACTTTTAATATAATCTCTGTCAATAGTTTTTATTTCAGGAGTATTAATAAATATCTCTGTATCTGTTGATTTTATAATGTAATTATCTCCAACTTTAACTAATTCATTATTCCCAAAATATAAAATACCATTAATTTTATCTATGGCTGCATTAATAGTCTCATTGTAGCAGTAGCTTATATCTTCAACAGACTGATTGCTTAACAAACTAGAAAAAGCTTCTTTTCTAAAGATATAAGCTAATAATTGTGAACAATTGTTGTTGTTTATACAATGATCTATCAAATTTGATAAATACTGCCATCTGCTTAATGCTCCACCACTCCAACCATATTCCACAGGAAACCCAAATCTTTTAGAAATGTTGCATAAGACTGGTCCACTTAAATAAGGCATTTTTAACTCTATTAAAGTTCCATCTGATAAAGTATAATCCCCCAAGTTAGTGTCACCATTTAATATTCCTAAAATTGATTTATCCTTTAATAAACAATACTTGCTATTCATTTCAGCCCTCTACAAATATCTAAAATACATCTTCGATTCTTTTCCATTCAACATCGCTCATATATTCATTGTAAACTGTGTTATTGATATAAAGCCTTGTATCTTTATCTCTCACAAAACCCCAATTAATTTTATATCTTTTAGCATAGTCCTTAAAAGCATAGAATTTGTTTTCTATTTGCTTATCTATATTCTTACTTACTCCTTTTCTTTCTCCACCCTTAGTTTCTAATATCCAAACTTCGCCATTTCTCTTTTTCACTATATAGTCAGGATAGAAGAGGTATTCTTTGTCTAGATTAGTTCCATAAATAATTGAAAGATACTGCTGTCCTATGTCTCCATTTTTATAAAACCAATCCACATCATT
It encodes:
- a CDS encoding TetR/AcrR family transcriptional regulator codes for the protein MTTSRKNFTSDDKRKLKAKLRKICSTFWVERGYKETSISEFCKYANISTGSFYNLYSSKEKLFFETLQEVQFKVNEKFIKDVKNTPSKGGFAEALENLYFEYESKPFLYDTKAIDFQAFYNKLSIEEKTKLESDNSDFFRQAINHAKLKLKCSEEVAFSVFSILLSTVSSKEMLSKSCDFEAAFKFMVQNLVEDIFI
- a CDS encoding VanZ family protein, which translates into the protein MEVYFTPIVSGIVVSLIIIYILIIPIAIFQYRKYDGIMVRRNIVLFSFILYMITAWFMTLLPLPSFDAVAQMPDIEPNLKPFLFVETFLERTNFSLADRSTWIPALKSSSFYTVAFNVLLTVPFGVYLRKYFKVSFWKTILFGCLLSCFYEITQYTGIYGIYPKAYRYADIDDVIVNTLGAGLGYAITPIISRLLPSLEKEKKIYKLGERAGIIRRAVALIVDFFIVNIIYSISIFTIGLFLYFVLRINVEGELLQNLVRIFSYIIVFILIPIIKDGNTFGMEILKIRLLDKDSNYPKKRQIITRNIILILLWRYDEILDKFNITSNSSNITLGINGILELIFMVFFVVYIISIIMAGIKKKDLIIYDKITKTKVIIEE
- a CDS encoding biotin transporter BioY; the encoded protein is MKIKLKTRDLTYISIFIAIIAICSWISIPMTIPFTLQTFAIFITIGLLGTFKSFIAILLYVFLGAIGLPIFSNFTGGLGILFGPTGGYILGFLFTSVITGKLIDLLPKKNIFLIIAMLTGLLTCYFLGTIWFVLVYTNSSGSISIYRALSLCVFPFIIPDLVKIGLASIIINKLKGKINL
- a CDS encoding biotin--[acetyl-CoA-carboxylase] ligase, coding for MTVKENVLLFLENNKGKFISGNLLANKLDVSRNAIWKAINSLREEGYEIDSVKNKGYCLLEENFILSKQSIGRYLNTYNLDIEVNKTLDSTNDFLKKYAKKNSKEGKIIIAEEQTQGKGRLGKSFYSPANSGIYLSILLKPNLHASQALYITTCAAVAVSKAIDKISGENSQIKWVNDIFLNNKKVCGILTEASFDLEGGSMDYAILGIGLNLTRPSDDFPEDIRDIAGYIFHNDNLPKDYKNKVIAEIINNFFEYYPTIENKEFLKDYKKRSLILNKPIYIFRGAKTEEATALDIDNEFRLKVLKKNGEIEYLSSGEVSIRKK
- a CDS encoding dihydroorotase, with amino-acid sequence MLIKNGKLIDPKSNIEEVVDIVIDEDRVKYIGKVNNEKEYDLIIDATDKVVAPGLIDVHVHFRDPGLTYKEDLFTGSAAAAKGGFTTVVCMANTNPVIDNEETLREFLEKAKKCPVNVKTVATISKGLKGKELVDMGKLLKLGVVGFSDDGIPIMNAGFLHKAMVKAKELDVVLSLHEEDPSLIGYPGVNEGEASKELGIKGASRVSESSMVARDSMLALDTGAKVHMQHLSSKEAVEVVRFAKKIGANVTGEVTPQHFSLTDKEVIKKGTVAKLNPPLRTAEDIEEIIKGLKDKTIDMIVTDHAPHSEEEKAKDITKAPSGLIGLETSLAVGIKYLVEKGHLTLMELIEKMTINPAKLYKLDSGYLKEGSKADIVIFDDKEQWIVKEFASKSSNSPYIGEKLTGKIKYTICNGKIVYKDEK
- a CDS encoding GNAT family N-acetyltransferase, whose translation is MNIKNIIIRQENKKDYNNIYNLVKKSFKTAPLSDGKEHILVNSLRDSKAYIPKLSLVAEYNKEIVGYIMFTKVGLGNKNALALAPLAVAPGYQNLGIGKSLIEEGHKLAIELNYEYCLVLGSENYYPKFGYIPASKLGIKSPFNVPDENFMVVDFLKQNIKINETVKYPKEFFEL
- a CDS encoding GNAT family N-acetyltransferase: MIIRQENNNDYKNIYDLIKFTFEKASYRQGNEHKLVNSLRQGKSYIPELSLVAEINNKIAGYILFTKAKIGNKKILNLAPIVVHPDFQKQGIGKALIEKGHEIAKSLDYTFITVVGYKDYFPKFGYLPASYFGVNPPFFIPDDVFMAIDLDNSTTILKDYIELADEFFE
- a CDS encoding patatin-like phospholipase family protein, with amino-acid sequence MIGIIDVGGGMKAIYSAGVLDYCLDKKIYFDYALGVSAGSGNLTTYTARQRGRNYTFYIDYVFRKEYMSIRNFLRKGEYCDLDYPYSVLSNEDGENPLDYDTFINSKTDLNVVATDAETGSPVYFNKKEMKRNDYWLCKASSTIPIVSKPFVRDGKRYYDGGIADPIPIRKALEDGCEKVIIVLSRPKNFKKSLRKSDKMSKIVLKKYPETVRAIYNRANKYNGVLNHILTDEKLKNKVLILAPTDNFGVDTLSKKKEELNRLYEMGYDVGEKIERFLNN
- a CDS encoding cell wall-binding repeat-containing protein is translated as MKRILFILISVITLLFTGLKSSANEEFTEIRRISGDNRYLTSVEFSRKNFSSSEFAVITSGQDFPDAISSGALAQILKAPILLVENNNISNEVREEIGRLGADKVYIVGGESKIKESLIKTLNIDYEILAGKDRYETSEKVLEKYEEISGVEEENIIIAGGNNYPDALSASYLAKELKKPILLVNGENNYLNRAKYAVGSLKSLNLKEFNGELIYGPDRYATSLAVMKYLGKENNEILISSGIEYADALVASSIGKPILLSDKEGFSREIIEYIGSLSPNNIIFMGGEKLLPKYLEDQIIGSIDYNFENAVLPEPMKSNTSGKVMIFTYHDVGDKEHRYQRTPEGFKYDILNLYKKGYLPVSLKDYMRGEINIPSGYTPYVITFDDGNKNKFNILDNGEIDPNSSYAILKELEGKLEFFNPYATFFVSGEIPFGQKEYIEYKFKLMIESGMDIGNHTKNHANLKENPRKIEEEIAIQKSNLEKYLPEDYEVNTFAIPFSSVFSGREYKRLISGTFNGIKYNNIAIGIGGWAPDYYPNKSNYNLVSRIPGTRIGVDGYGMYDFIDYFDKNPNERYVK
- a CDS encoding manganese efflux pump MntP family protein; the encoded protein is MSFGAILLLGVGVSADAFAVAVCKGLSLKKFSTKFALIIALFFGGFQAMMTFIGWALASQFSHILESIDHWIAFILLAILGGKMLYESFQTEEDCGCHKDDLKIDIREMLMLSIATSIDALAVGISLAFAGIAIFLPTITIGITTFLFSFLAVIVGFKFGSIFQKYAEISGGIILILIGVKILLDHTVFMT